GAAGATCTGGTATCCTGTGCAACTATGCTTTCTGAAAGCAATGCAGCAGTTATCGTGATAATTCCGATTATCGATATTTTGAATTTATTTTTCATTTTATTAAAGTTTAATGTTTGAAATAATCAATTAAAAAATTACCTGATTAAATTTACTATTCCCGATAAATTTACAGATTCTCCATTTGTAAGAATACCTTTTATATAATATGCATAGGCACCTTCGGGGAGTAGTTCATTTGATCCTTGTTTTCTGCCATCCCATCCGTAGCTTATGTTTTTAGAATAGAAAACGGTTTCTCCCCAGGAATTAAAAATCGCAAATTCAAAGTTGTTAATGCCTTCTCCTCTTACATAGTAAACATCATTTTTACCATTGTTATCAGGAGTAAAAGCGGAAGGAACCCAGACTGAAGGTGTTATAACATAAATTGTTACAGAGTCATTATTTTTACAACCATAAATATCAATTCCAACTACGTTGTACGTTGTTGTAATATCCGGTGATGCAATGGGATTATAAATGCCGGTATTACTTAATCCGTTTGACGGAGTCCATTCATACTGTACTCCACCGGTTGAGATGAGCTGGGTGCTTGAACCATGAGTAATGGAATCATTTAATCCTGCATCAATTTTGGGCAATTGGTGAACAATTACAGTTACTTCATCTGTCACAGGTTCGCAACCGGAACCGCTTACTGTTAATAAATAGGTTGTTGTTGAATCAGGAGTAACAACAGGATTTGGTGAATTAATATTGTTTAATCCGGCGGCCGGTGACCAGACATACGATTGCCCTTCAACAAGAGCAGCTCCTACCTGAATGTTTTCGTTTCTGCAAATTTCTACATCTACACCTGCATTTGCATTAAGCGGAAGTAACATGGTTACAATTACAGAATCTGTATTATAACATCCTGTTAATGTATCCTGAACAGTTACTACATAATTTGTTATATTAGCTATAGGACTTGAAACAGGATTTGCAATATTAGAAAAATTCAAAGTACTTGATGGAAACCAATTATAAGTGTAACTTGAATCAGGGGTTGTTCCTATCTGCACACTTCTGTCAGCGCAGATAGTTGTGTCTTTACTCGCATTGGCAATAGGAAGCGAATTAATAAAAATGGTATTTGTATCAATATGCATACAAACTCCATCTGAAATAGTTAATGTAACAATTTTATACCCACCACCATTATATGATATTCCTGTAGGGTTTTCAGCATTTGCAGTTTGCGG
The nucleotide sequence above comes from Bacteroidia bacterium. Encoded proteins:
- a CDS encoding PKD domain-containing protein; amino-acid sequence: SAVSTTTVNILSTPQASYTSTAPKCTGLAVDFTNTGTTSGVNYSWDFGTGSTPATSTTQNPNGVIYSTSGIKTVTLTVTNSTTGCAVTSTNTINIYQTPTSNFSSNAPVCENTAVNFTNNSSTGIGVSYSWDFGIGATPATATSQNPTNILYSLSGNKTVTLTVTNEFQCSAVSTTTVNILSTPQASYTSTAPKCTGLAVDFTNTGTTSGVNYSWDFGTGSTPATSTTQNPTGVIYSTSGIKTVTLTVTNSTTGCVVTSNNTININLTPSVSFTSTAPQCVESGVNFTNTGSTGENWTYLWDFGQDGLPQTANAENPTGISYNGGGYKIVTLTISDGVCMHIDTNTIFINSLPIANASKDTTICADRSVQIGTTPDSSYTYNWFPSSTLNFSNIANPVSSPIANITNYVVTVQDTLTGCYNTDSVIVTMLLPLNANAGVDVEICRNENIQVGAALVEGQSYVWSPAAGLNNINSPNPVVTPDSTTTYLLTVSGSGCEPVTDEVTVIVHQLPKIDAGLNDSITHGSSTQLISTGGVQYEWTPSNGLSNTGIYNPIASPDITTTYNVVGIDIYGCKNNDSVTIYVITPSVWVPSAFTPDNNGKNDVYYVRGEGINNFEFAIFNSWGETVFYSKNISYGWDGRKQGSNELLPEGAYAYYIKGILTNGESVNLSGIVNLIR